TTAAATAGAACTGTACCTGTTCTTCAATCTTTCCGGATACCCCGGCTACGACTTGAATACCGGCAGCGGCTAACCCTTTGATCGCACCATCTCCGATACCTCCGCAGATTAAAGTGGTGACCCCTTTGCCCGCAAGGAAGCCGGCCAGTGCACCGTGACCTTCGCAATCCGAGGGAATGATTTCCTTATTCAGCACCTTGCCCTGTTTTATTTCAAATATTTCAAACTGCTCAGAGTGGCCGAAATGCTGAAAGATCTGACCATTCTCATAAGGCACAGCCAGCTTTATATTCAAGGTACCTTCAATGCAGTCGGCAAGCTCATCCAGCCATGCTCCATCAAAGGATTCTATCGTACCCTTATCCATTTTTGAGGCAAGTTCCGGGTGAATAGGAAGTCTGCAAACATTTTTAATATTAAATTGTGATGCCACTTCTTCTATATGGCTTTCCCCAAAGATCGAATATTTTTTGCCACAGTCCGGGCATACAAAATAAGACATATTTTCTACGATTCCTAAAATAGGAACATTCATTAACTGAGCCATTTTTACCGCTTTGCCCACAATCATGGAAACTAATTCCTGAGGGGAGGTGACAATAATGATTCCGTCCACCGGCAGGGATTGAAATACTGTCAGCGGTACATCCCCAGTACCCGGAGGCATATCGATGAACATAAAATCCACATCTCCCCAGATAACATCTGTCCAGAATTGCTTTACTGTTCCGGCGATAATAGGTCCTCTCCAGACTACAGGGTCGGTATCTTCTTCGAGAAGCGAATTGACGGACATGGTACGGATCCCTGTTTTCGTATCGACCGTTAAAAGACCGGCTTCCGTGCCGGCTGCTTTTTCAGTCAGACCAAAAGCCTTAGGGATGGAGGGACCCGTAATATCTGCATCGAGTATTGCGGTAGAATACTTCCGCCTGTTCATGGTAACCGCCAGAAGAGAGGTGACCAGAGATTTGCCGACGCCGCCTTTTCCGCTGACAACGCCGATCACTTTTTTAACACTGCTGAATTCATTTGTTTCTTCCAGAAAGCTCTGGGGAGCTGTTCTGTTTTCACAGTCTGAACCGCAGCTTCCACATTCGTTTGAACAATCACTCATTTTTCTATCTCCTTTACGTTATAGTTTTATGTTTTTATCTCAAAAATATTTAAGAATCTAAAGATTAACAGACGAATGGCACTTTTTTCGGCATTTTTTCCTGCATCCGTCCCTACAGCCTTTTTCAAAATTTTCACAGAGCGTATAATCGCCGCCGGTAATGGATAGGAGTTTCCCGTGAACCAGAGCATCTGCAAGCTTTTTTCGGGCATCATTGTATATGCCTTGAACAGTGGTTCTGGAAATACCCATTTGACGGGCACATTCTTCCTGTGTACAGCCTTCCAGATCCATCAGGCGTATAGCTTCATATTCATCTACGGACATCTGTATGATCTGGCAGCCCTCCGGAAAGGTGTAGGCTGCCCCATCCGTTGAATTCTTATCAGAGCAGATGGGTCCAAAACACTCTGTTACCGGCATGCAGCAGACGCGTCTGAATTTACGTGGTCTGGACATGATTTTCCTCCTTTATTGAAAACAGTTTCCGTCATATGTCATTAACTATATCCATCATAACACTTTTCCGGCATATGTCAATAAAAATAAATAATTGCTCCTGTCAACGGACAGTGCTATGATGTAAAAAAGAGCAAAAAGAGGGTTTTACATGATAGAATTAGAAATGGTCTTAAACGCTATGGATGAAGGCGTACTGATCGTGAATAAAGATAATAAAATTGTGTACTTTAATGATGCATATGGAAACTTTATAGGCTATACGTTGGAAGAGGTAAAAGGAGCACGCTTGACGGACATCAGGCCGGGGGCTAAAATGCCGCAGGTCTTAAAAATGAAAAAACCGATGGAAGTTGTTTTCAGGGAAGAAAAGGGGGAAGAATATTTTACAAATATCTATCCCATCTTTGATAACGGAAAACTGAAAGGCGGAGTTTCAACAGTTACATTCCTAAAAAACGCAAAATTTATTGTGGATACCTTAAAGGAGCTGGAGAGAAAGCAATCCGATTTGGAAGAAAGGATGCGGCATACGAATGGCACAAAATTTGATTTTCAAGATATTGTATGTGAAAGCCCTGTGTCTGTTCAATGTGTAGAAAATGCAAAAAAGCTTGCTAAATCAGATATTACCGTACTCATAAACGGTGAAAGCGGCTGCGGTAAAGAGCTTTATGCCCAGTCGATCCACAATGAGAGCACACGAAGGGACTACCCCTTTGTGGCGATTAATTGTGCTGCACTTTCCGGAAATATGCTGGAAAGTGAACTCTTTGGGTACGAGGCAGGTTCCTTTACCGGTGCGAAGAAGAACGGAAAGCCTGGGCTTTTCGAGATTGCTGAAAAAGGAACAGTTTTTTTAGATGAGGTATCTGAAATGAATTATAATTTACAGGCCAAGCTGCTTCGGGTTCTTCAAGAAAGAAAAATCAGGCGGGTGGGCGGAACATCGGAAATTCCCATAGATGTTCGGATTATTTGTGCATGTAATGTGGATCTGTTAAGGTATATCGAAGAAAAAAGGTTCAGAAAAGACCTGTATTATAGGATTTCGGCTTTTCCGCTGCACTTGCCCCCGCTTCGGGAACGGCGGGAGGATATTCTTCCGTTGATGGAAAAACACCTAAAGGTGCTTGGCATCCAGCAGAAACGGGAGCTGTCCATCAGCGAGGAAGCCAAGCGGATTCTCTATGCCTACGATTGGCCGGGCAACGTTCGGGAACTGAACAATGTGCTGGAATATAGCACCGTGGTCTGCCATGATGATGAGATCGGAACTGCAAGTTTACCGCCAACGGTATTACCTCATTCGGAGCAGACAGACTATAAGCTTAGACGGTTATCCGAGGCAGTTCGCGCTTTTGAAAAGGAGCAGATAAGCACGGCCGTTGAAATGTATGGAGATACAGTGGAAAGCAAAAAAATGATTGCAAAAAAATTGGGAATTTCACTGGCTACACTTTATAATAAATTAAATAACTGAGAAAACGAGCAGGATGTTTCTAATTTTTTAGAAGTATTCTGCTCGTTTCTAGCTTTTTAGAAAACTCTAAAAGGATAGTCTTTTCCTATCCTTTTATAAAAAATAGTAATTCATATTCTAAAATTTTAGAAACTTTGGGGCCGAATAAAAAGACAATCATGTAAAATCCAGCCTTTGGGGCAAAAATAAAGTTGGTATGCAATTTGCTATATATGTAATGCGTAAGTAGAAATGGAACATCGCTGGCCAGGATGATTCCATTTTCTGTGACAATAATAAAAGAAAAGGAGAACACTTATGTCATTAGCACTGATTGGATTTTTAACGATTGTTATCATGTTAACGTTGATTATGACTAAAAGGCTGCAGACCCTTCTTGCATTGATTCTCGTTCCTATTATAGGCTGTCTGGTCGCCGGACAGGGAGCTAAGCTGGGCGAATTCATTACAGAAGGCCTGCAAAATATTGCGCCTACAGGTGTCATGTTTATTTTTGCTATTTTATTCTTCGGTGTCATGTCGGATGCGGGTACTTTTGATCCCATCGTAAAAGGGATTTTGAAGGTGGTGGGAAAGGATCCGGTAAAGATTTGTATAGGAACTTTTTTGCTGGCTGCCATTGTACATTTGGACGGTTCCGGTGCGGTTACATTTCTGATCGCCATTCCTGCACTATTGCCGCTTTATCAAAAATTGGGAATGAGGAATACTACTTTAGCGACCTTAGTGGCTTTGGGTGCAGGTATTATGAACATGCTCCCGTGGGGAGGACCGACCTTGAGAGCCATAACTGCTATGAAATCAGATATTAATGGAGTATTTATTCCCATGCTGATTCCAATGGCAGCAGGATTTATCTCCATATTGGTGATTGCAGTATTCTTGGGAAGAGCCGAAAAGAAAAGACTGGGTGATACATTAAATGATATTTGTCTGGAAGAATTGGAAGAAGAGGCAGACCCGGAAGCAGAGGCTTTAAAAAGGCCTAAATTATTCCCTGTAAATTTGATTTTAATTATATTGGCTGTTTTTGTCATGCTGAAGTCTATTTTACCCCCGGCCGTTGTATTTATGATTGGAACGGCACTGGCATTGATTATTAATTATCCGAATATCTCTGTTCAGAAGGAAAGAGTGGATTCCCATGCAAAGGCTGCTCTGATGATGGCCTCCATGCTGTTTGCCGCAGGCTCATTTATCGGAATTATGCAGGGTTCGGGCATGCTGACCGCCATTGCAAAGGCTATTGTGAACTTTATCCCGATTTCTTTAGGCGGATTTATTCCGATTTTAGTCGGTGTTTTAGGCGTGCCTTTAAGCCTGGTCTTCGACCCGGACTCCTACTATTACGGTGTACTGCCGGTGTTATCTCAGGCGGTAGACATGATGGGAGGCGATCCGCTGGCTATTGCGAGAGCTTCTATAGCGGGACAGATGACGTTGGGCTTTCCGATCAGCCCGCTGACCGGAGCCACCTTCTTGCTGATCGGACTTGCCGGGGTGGATTTGGCCGAGCATCAGAAGAAGACGCTGCCTTTAGCTTGGGCGGCTTCTATCGTTGTTGTCATTACAGCAACCATAACGGGTGTTATAGCTTTTTAATAGAGTAGATTGATTTGAACCGATAGGTTCAGATCAGAAATTAGAGGAGATGAGAATATTGAAAAAAATTAGAATCGGAAGCGGAGCCGGGTATGCAGGCGACCGTATTGAACCGGCAGTTGAACTAATGGAGAAGGGAAATCTGGATTACATCATGTTTGAGTGCCTTGCTGAAAGAACCATTGCAATCGGTCAGCAAGACAAGATGAAGGATCCTTCCAAAGGCTATAATCAGTTATTGGAAGCCAGAATGAGAAAAATTCTGCCACTTGCCAAGAAAAATGGAATTAAGGTCATTACCAATATGGGGGCAGCGAACCCGCTTTCAGCAGCAGATGTCACCGTTGCCATTGCAAAAGAGCTGGGGGTCACAGGACTTAAAATCGCAGCTGTAACAGGGGATGATATCTCAAAGGATATTGCAAAATATTACGGAAACGATGTTCTGGAGCTGGGCTGCCCTTTGGGAGAAATAAAGGAATCGGTGCTGTCCACCAATGTATACTGCGGAGCGGATGGCATTATTGAAGCTTTGGAAAATAATGCGGATATTATTATTACAGGGAGAGTATCCGATCCGGCACTGGCTATCGGACCGCTGGTTCACGAATTCGGCTGGAATGTTGATGACAATCCGAATCAAATGGGGCAGGCTGTTCTGGTAGGACACTTGCTTGAATGCGGCGGACAGGTGACCGGCGGATACTATGCGGATCCCGGATATAAAGATGTTCCTAACCTGGAGATTTTGGGATTCCCAATCGTAGAAATTGACGAAACGGGTAAATTGCTTGTAACAAAGGTAGAAGGCTCCGGCGGCATGGTCACAACGGACACTTGCAAGGAGCAGATGATTTATGAAATACACAATCCGGAAAAATATATGACACCGGACGTGATTGCAGATTTCTCTCATGTAACGTTTACGCAGGCAGGCAAGGATGTGGTACGGGCAGAGCATGCCGCTTCTCATGGACGGCCTGAAACACTCAAGGTCAGTGTCGGCTATAAGGACTGCTTTATCGGTGAAGGCGAAATCAGCTATGGCGGATCGAATTGTATGAACCGTGCAAAGCTGGCGGCAGATATTGTGGAAAAGCGTTTAAAATTAATAGGCGTTCAAATGGAGGAATACAGAACCGACTTTATCGGATATAATTCCCTTTACAAAAATCAAATTTCTGATAAGCTCGCTCCGGATCATTTCTCTGAAATCAGAGTAAGATGCTCAGGCAGAACAAAGGATCGGGCAAATGCGGCGTTAATTGCAAATGAAGTAGAAGCTCTTTATACAAATGGTCCGGCAGGCGGTGCAGGAGCAACGAAAAAGGTTTCTGAGGTCGTCTCCATATGCTCCATTTTTGTTCCAAGAGAAATTGTTGATATAAAAGTATCCTATCAGGAGGTGTAGAAAATGAAATTAAAAGAGATTGCACATTCAAGAACAGGCGACAAGGGAGATATTTCAAATATTTCTTTAATACCCTATGATGAAAAAGACTACCCGATGCTAAAGGAGAAGGTTACGGCACAAAGGGTAAAGGAGTATTTTTCGGAAATATGCCGGGGAGAGGTCGTTCGCTATGAAATTGACAGCATCTGTGCCATGAATTTTGTGCTGGACAAAACCTTAGGCGGAGGCGTGACCAGATCACTTGCTCAGGATAAGCACGGGAAGGCTCTTTGCATGGCACTTCTGGAAATGGAAATTTAATAAGAAGCGGGAGCACAATTATATTGACTATTTTATCCGGGCTATGATAGTATAATAAATACAGAAATAAATGTATTAATAATCAGCTAAAGAGAAAAGCCATCACGTTCTTGTTATAATGACATGAGGTGATGGCTTTTTATCAAGGGAAAAGGTAGGTTTATGAAGAACAAAATCAAAACAGCAGATGAAGCAGTAAAAGACATCAATGATGGAGCTGTGATCATGGTAGGCGGATTTATGGCCTGTGGTACACCGGAGATTTTGATCGATGCTCTGGTAAAAAAGGATGTGAAGAATTTAACGATTATTTGTAATGATGCAGGCGTTCCCGGCAGAGGTGTCGGAAAGCTTCTGTCAAATGGTCAGATTAAAACGCTGATTGCGTCTCACGTAGGATTGAATCCGGAAGTAGCCCTAAGAATGAATACGGATGTGGAAGAAGATAAGCTGGAATGCATTTTAATCCCTCAGGGAACGCTGGCTGAGAGAATCCGGGCAGGCGGAGCCGGACTGGGAGGATTTTTGACCCCTACAGGAGTGGGTACGATTGTAGCTGAAGGAAAGCAAGTGATCAATGTGCAGGGCAGAGATTACCTGTTGGAGGAACCGCTGAGAGCAGAATTTGCACTGATCAGAGGTTCCGTTACCGATAAGTTTGGAAATACCATATATAATGGTACGACCAGAACCTTTAATCCGATGATGGCAACCGCTGCCGATCATGTTATCGTAGGAGCATGTGAAGTGGTTGAGGTAGGAGAAATTGACCCGAATAATGTGGTCACTTCAGGTATTTTCGTAGATTCTATAGTAGGAGGGGAAAAGTCATGGGAGATATAAAAACAAGAATTGCCAAAAGAGTTGCGAAGGAATTGAATGACGGAGATGTAGTAAATCTTGGAATAGGACTTCCTACCATGGTAGCAAATCATCTTCCGGAAGGTGTGGAAATCGTACTTCAATCGGAGAACGGCATCATGGGTATGGGAGCGGCACCGGAAAACGGAAACGAAAATGTGGATGTGGTCAATGCAGGAGCACAGTATGTAACCATTAATCATGGCGGACAATACTTTGACAGCGCCACGTCCTTCGGCATCATCCGAGGCGGTCATGTAGATGCAACCATCCTAGGAGCACTGCAGGTGGATAAGGAAGGAAACCTGGCAAACTGGATTGTTCCCGGGAAAATGGTACCCGGTATGGGCGGAGCTATGGATTTAGTGGTAGGCGCTAAAAAGGTTATCGTTGCTATGCAGCATACCCAGAAGGGCAATCATAAAATACTGGAAAAATGTACGCTTCCTTTTACTGCATTAAATGTAGTGGATATGATTATTACCGAGATGGGTGTTATGGAAGTGACCCCGGAGGGCATTGTCTTAACAGAACTGCACCCGGATTTCACCCTGGAGGATATTCAGGCTGCTACAGAATGCCAGCTGATCATTGCTGAAGACCTGAAAGAAATGGCTGAATAATCCCGATTGAATAAAAAAAGTGGCAAAGCCACTTTTTTTTTAATCCAGATATCCTACTGCCCGATTGCGGCCCGCTTCCTTTGCTTTGTATAAGCCCTGATCCGCCATATCAATTAAATCTTTATAGTCATAGGCATGACAGAGGTTGTATTCCGCAAATCCGATGCTGATGGTGAGAATACCATCCGGCGATTCCGGAAAAGGAATCTGCAAGGCCTCTACGGTCTTTAAAAGCTTCTGGCATATTGAACGAAGCTCTTCATACTCATATTCTTTTCCTAAAGCCACAAATTCTTCTCCCCCATACCGAAAAATGGACAATCCGTACGGTTTGAAAAAAGAGGAAAAGCATCTTCCCATCTGCTTGAGGCAGACATCTCCTCGTTGGTGTCCGTAGCGGTCGTTATACTGTTTAAATTGATCAATATCCACCATGATGGCAACAGTCAGCGGGTGCGGATTATAATTACTGTCCCAGTTGTCCAGCGTATCTGACAGCTTACGCCGGTTGAAAAGGGAAGTAAGGATGTCTGTATCCCGTTGTTTTGTCAGCTTACGCTGCGTCTCAATATAGTTGATCTGGATCGGATACATAAGCTGGCCCATGACGAGTCCTAAGATACCGAAGACAATACAATTTATTATGTTCATCTTAGCAATGAGTGCGGCCTGATAAAAAAAGGAGGTCAGACCGAAGAGAATAGCCGATGATATCATGATACTGTTTATACGCCATCTCTTATCTATTATGAGGGAAGGGGACATCACCAGAAGACAGATAAAGGTAACGCTGACAGATTGGGGCGGAGTGAAAACGCCAAAATATATAGCCGCTAAAAGGCAGTAAATCAAATAGGCGTACATTAACGGCAAAACCAGATAAACATGCTTGGATACAATGAATTTGGACAGGAGGTAAACACTTCCGGAAACCAAAAAACAAAGGCCAAAAAAAGGCAGAAAAGAACGCTCCGAAGCAGCGATACTGAGAAAGAAGAAAAAAACCCCCCATATCAGTGCAATAGTAAGGGATAATCGACTGAGTATATGATTGTTTACTTTACAAATCTGCTGAAAATTTCGGATAAATATACTTTTTTTTACCATTTTAACTAAGTCCTTTTGATACAAATCTATCATGGAGTATAACATTTAAAAAGGCAATCTGCAATGAAACTTCCTTTAAATCCCCATAAAAATGTGGGAAATAAGGGGAAGTCGGTCACATTTTGATTCGAAAACGAATAATACGGCTAAATTGTAAGAAGTTTACAAAAATGACATGTTTGGAAACACAGGATGGGGGTATAGTATAAACTTAATAATAATTTAATCTTGTCTTAACAGGATGAACACATTTAGATGTTATTATAAAATATAAATATAGATGCAAAATAAAAAAAAGGTTTGCTGCCGGATGTGGGGGCAGCAAGGAGAAAGAAGAGGAAAAGATGAACAAGAAACAGATAACATATGAGGAGATTAAGAATAATGTAGAGATTTCTACTTATATAAAAAAAGGAAATGACTTGCTGGGAGCAATAGGCTTCACCGAGCACGGCTTTGCCCATGCGGGAAAGGTAGCGGAAAGAGCAGCAGAAATATTAACGGCTCTGGATTATGACGAAAGAACCATAGAGCTTGCAAAGATAGCCGGCTATATACACGATATCGGAAACTGTATCAACAGAAATGACCATGCTCAAAGCGGTGCGATTATGGCCTTTAGGATTTTAGACCGCATGCAGTTCGACACAGAAGAACTGGCAGATATTATCGGAGCGGTAGGAAATCACGATGAAGGGACAGGTGAGGCCTTCAGCCCCATTTCTGCGGCATTGATTCTGGCGGATAAGTCGGACGTCAGAAGGAGCAGGGTGCGATATAAGAACAGAAATGAAGAAAAACTGTCGGAGGATATACATGACCGGGTAAACTATGCAGTTCACCACACCCACCTCACCGTGGACACGGAACAAAAATCCATTCTGCTTGAGCTGGAAATCGACACGGAGATCAGTGCGGTAATGGAATACTTTGAAATCTTCCTGACCAGAATGATCATGTGCCGAAATGCAGCTAAGTTTTTAGGACTGTCCTTTGAACTGAGCATCAATAATATTCGGCTGTTATAGGGATGACTGCTATACGGCTTAAGGAGACAGTGAGCACGTCCAAAAAAAGAAATGGATCATTTGATCCATTTCTTTTTTTATTTAAAGCTGTTTCTTTTCTTGAAGCAAATCTCGGATTTCCCGGAGCAGAACTACATCTTCCGACGGTTCTGCCGGTTTTGGTTCTTCTGCCTGCGCCTCCTCCTTCTTATGGAATGTATTAATCCCCTTAATCACCATAAAAATCACCAGAGCAATCAGCAGAAAGTTGACCACGCTTTGGATGAAGTTTCCGTAGTAGATAGCGGCTTCTGCTGTGTCCTTTGCAGCCGGAGTAATAACATATTTTAAATCCGTAAAGTTGATACCATTCAGGATACAGCCGATGATGGGCATGACGATATCGTTCACAAGAGATGTAACGATTGCGGTGAAGGCACTGCCAATAATAACGCCTACTGCCAGATCGATAACGCTGCCGCGGGATATGAACTCTTTAAATTCTGTGATAAAACCTTTTTTTTCGTTCATTTTATTCCTCCTTATTCCTCCTGCTTTTATGATTCAGCAGATCCCAAAATAATGTAATATTAGACACATAATATCATAATTTTGTTCGTTGAACAATCTTATGAATGCTCAAAAATTTTTTGTCGGTTTCAATTGAACCTGCTATGCCAACCCTGCGTATGCACATGGCAGATGAAATGGACCCAAAAAGAACAAGTTTATTATTGTATGAACTCAAATTAGTTCTAGGTAAGGACATTTTTCTGCGTTTTTTTGGTATAAATCATTTCCCATTATATAGAATCCAAATCGCACATTGACAGATCTGATTTATCGGAATAATATGGAATCGTAAAAAGTTCTAATAAGGAATGATAGCTTGAAAAATCAAGGCTTTAGCCATTGTATGAATTAAAGCTTATGTTCCAAGTAAGGACAAAGTTTTGCGGATAGAGTCAAAAAAGTTCGCAGTGAAGCAGAGCAAAAAAGATTGACAAAAATGCGTTTTGAGTATACAATGTATACAAAATACAAAACGTGAAAAAATAAATAAAAACAGATTGGATTCTTTTTTTTACCCGTTTATTTTGTATGCAATATACAGGATGACCCAATAAAGAATCCGGCGGCACCGGGGTGCCGAAAAAGAATTGCCAACGAAATCACATCAGATAAAAGCGATCAAGTAAGATATCATATTTTCAACATCAAGAATTCATTATGATGCATTTGGACTTAGAAGAGCAGGGCAATAGAACTAACGGGCGGATTAATAGGAGCAGGAATGTTGATTATATCAAGACTTCTGCTCCTATTTTATTTGGGTTGGTTTTCATGTATCCGA
This region of Aminipila luticellarii genomic DNA includes:
- a CDS encoding P-loop NTPase codes for the protein MSDCSNECGSCGSDCENRTAPQSFLEETNEFSSVKKVIGVVSGKGGVGKSLVTSLLAVTMNRRKYSTAILDADITGPSIPKAFGLTEKAAGTEAGLLTVDTKTGIRTMSVNSLLEEDTDPVVWRGPIIAGTVKQFWTDVIWGDVDFMFIDMPPGTGDVPLTVFQSLPVDGIIIVTSPQELVSMIVGKAVKMAQLMNVPILGIVENMSYFVCPDCGKKYSIFGESHIEEVASQFNIKNVCRLPIHPELASKMDKGTIESFDGAWLDELADCIEGTLNIKLAVPYENGQIFQHFGHSEQFEIFEIKQGKVLNKEIIPSDCEGHGALAGFLAGKGVTTLICGGIGDGAIKGLAAAGIQVVAGVSGKIEEQVQFYLNGSLQSTDKATCDHHEHSEGHSCTGNGH
- a CDS encoding DUF134 domain-containing protein produces the protein MSRPRKFRRVCCMPVTECFGPICSDKNSTDGAAYTFPEGCQIIQMSVDEYEAIRLMDLEGCTQEECARQMGISRTTVQGIYNDARKKLADALVHGKLLSITGGDYTLCENFEKGCRDGCRKKCRKKCHSSVNL
- a CDS encoding sigma-54 interaction domain-containing protein — protein: MIELEMVLNAMDEGVLIVNKDNKIVYFNDAYGNFIGYTLEEVKGARLTDIRPGAKMPQVLKMKKPMEVVFREEKGEEYFTNIYPIFDNGKLKGGVSTVTFLKNAKFIVDTLKELERKQSDLEERMRHTNGTKFDFQDIVCESPVSVQCVENAKKLAKSDITVLINGESGCGKELYAQSIHNESTRRDYPFVAINCAALSGNMLESELFGYEAGSFTGAKKNGKPGLFEIAEKGTVFLDEVSEMNYNLQAKLLRVLQERKIRRVGGTSEIPIDVRIICACNVDLLRYIEEKRFRKDLYYRISAFPLHLPPLRERREDILPLMEKHLKVLGIQQKRELSISEEAKRILYAYDWPGNVRELNNVLEYSTVVCHDDEIGTASLPPTVLPHSEQTDYKLRRLSEAVRAFEKEQISTAVEMYGDTVESKKMIAKKLGISLATLYNKLNN
- a CDS encoding CitMHS family transporter, with translation MSLALIGFLTIVIMLTLIMTKRLQTLLALILVPIIGCLVAGQGAKLGEFITEGLQNIAPTGVMFIFAILFFGVMSDAGTFDPIVKGILKVVGKDPVKICIGTFLLAAIVHLDGSGAVTFLIAIPALLPLYQKLGMRNTTLATLVALGAGIMNMLPWGGPTLRAITAMKSDINGVFIPMLIPMAAGFISILVIAVFLGRAEKKRLGDTLNDICLEELEEEADPEAEALKRPKLFPVNLILIILAVFVMLKSILPPAVVFMIGTALALIINYPNISVQKERVDSHAKAALMMASMLFAAGSFIGIMQGSGMLTAIAKAIVNFIPISLGGFIPILVGVLGVPLSLVFDPDSYYYGVLPVLSQAVDMMGGDPLAIARASIAGQMTLGFPISPLTGATFLLIGLAGVDLAEHQKKTLPLAWAASIVVVITATITGVIAF
- a CDS encoding acyclic terpene utilization AtuA family protein codes for the protein MKKIRIGSGAGYAGDRIEPAVELMEKGNLDYIMFECLAERTIAIGQQDKMKDPSKGYNQLLEARMRKILPLAKKNGIKVITNMGAANPLSAADVTVAIAKELGVTGLKIAAVTGDDISKDIAKYYGNDVLELGCPLGEIKESVLSTNVYCGADGIIEALENNADIIITGRVSDPALAIGPLVHEFGWNVDDNPNQMGQAVLVGHLLECGGQVTGGYYADPGYKDVPNLEILGFPIVEIDETGKLLVTKVEGSGGMVTTDTCKEQMIYEIHNPEKYMTPDVIADFSHVTFTQAGKDVVRAEHAASHGRPETLKVSVGYKDCFIGEGEISYGGSNCMNRAKLAADIVEKRLKLIGVQMEEYRTDFIGYNSLYKNQISDKLAPDHFSEIRVRCSGRTKDRANAALIANEVEALYTNGPAGGAGATKKVSEVVSICSIFVPREIVDIKVSYQEV
- a CDS encoding AtuA-related protein, whose product is MKLKEIAHSRTGDKGDISNISLIPYDEKDYPMLKEKVTAQRVKEYFSEICRGEVVRYEIDSICAMNFVLDKTLGGGVTRSLAQDKHGKALCMALLEMEI
- a CDS encoding CoA transferase subunit A, whose product is MKNKIKTADEAVKDINDGAVIMVGGFMACGTPEILIDALVKKDVKNLTIICNDAGVPGRGVGKLLSNGQIKTLIASHVGLNPEVALRMNTDVEEDKLECILIPQGTLAERIRAGGAGLGGFLTPTGVGTIVAEGKQVINVQGRDYLLEEPLRAEFALIRGSVTDKFGNTIYNGTTRTFNPMMATAADHVIVGACEVVEVGEIDPNNVVTSGIFVDSIVGGEKSWEI
- a CDS encoding 3-oxoacid CoA-transferase subunit B, with translation MGDIKTRIAKRVAKELNDGDVVNLGIGLPTMVANHLPEGVEIVLQSENGIMGMGAAPENGNENVDVVNAGAQYVTINHGGQYFDSATSFGIIRGGHVDATILGALQVDKEGNLANWIVPGKMVPGMGGAMDLVVGAKKVIVAMQHTQKGNHKILEKCTLPFTALNVVDMIITEMGVMEVTPEGIVLTELHPDFTLEDIQAATECQLIIAEDLKEMAE
- a CDS encoding GGDEF domain-containing protein, producing MISSAILFGLTSFFYQAALIAKMNIINCIVFGILGLVMGQLMYPIQINYIETQRKLTKQRDTDILTSLFNRRKLSDTLDNWDSNYNPHPLTVAIMVDIDQFKQYNDRYGHQRGDVCLKQMGRCFSSFFKPYGLSIFRYGGEEFVALGKEYEYEELRSICQKLLKTVEALQIPFPESPDGILTISIGFAEYNLCHAYDYKDLIDMADQGLYKAKEAGRNRAVGYLD
- a CDS encoding HD domain-containing protein; translation: MNKKQITYEEIKNNVEISTYIKKGNDLLGAIGFTEHGFAHAGKVAERAAEILTALDYDERTIELAKIAGYIHDIGNCINRNDHAQSGAIMAFRILDRMQFDTEELADIIGAVGNHDEGTGEAFSPISAALILADKSDVRRSRVRYKNRNEEKLSEDIHDRVNYAVHHTHLTVDTEQKSILLELEIDTEISAVMEYFEIFLTRMIMCRNAAKFLGLSFELSINNIRLL
- the mscL gene encoding large-conductance mechanosensitive channel protein MscL, with protein sequence MNEKKGFITEFKEFISRGSVIDLAVGVIIGSAFTAIVTSLVNDIVMPIIGCILNGINFTDLKYVITPAAKDTAEAAIYYGNFIQSVVNFLLIALVIFMVIKGINTFHKKEEAQAEEPKPAEPSEDVVLLREIRDLLQEKKQL